Proteins from one Mesotoga infera genomic window:
- a CDS encoding ABC transporter ATP-binding protein — MSGILEVKNLKTYFRTPDGLVKAVDDVSFELQKGEILALVGESGCGKSVTVQTIMGLIKVPPARVEGQILYREKDLVGLSNKEYKNIRGREISMIFQEPMSAFDPLYTIGYQLSEVAKAHMPWDDARTREEIISVLRKVNIPEPEKRYREYPHEMSGGMLQRIMIAMALITGPEIIIADEPTTALDVTIQAQVLNIMRDLQSEFNGSIIFITHDLGVVSEIADRVHVMYAGKIVEKAGVNELYKEAAHPYTKGLLNSRVKREFKGQKLPYIDGYVPRAYEFPEGCRFNPRCPHAMEICKKDPPEMLVSENHTAACWLYGEGGL, encoded by the coding sequence ATGAGTGGAATACTCGAAGTCAAAAACCTGAAGACCTATTTCAGAACCCCGGACGGTCTCGTGAAGGCCGTGGACGATGTAAGCTTCGAGCTTCAAAAGGGCGAAATACTGGCGCTGGTAGGCGAATCGGGCTGTGGCAAGAGCGTGACTGTCCAAACCATCATGGGGCTAATAAAAGTCCCTCCGGCAAGGGTGGAAGGCCAGATACTGTACAGGGAGAAAGACCTCGTCGGCCTCTCGAACAAAGAGTATAAAAACATTAGGGGCAGAGAGATCTCCATGATCTTCCAGGAGCCCATGTCAGCCTTTGATCCGCTCTACACCATCGGCTACCAGCTTTCAGAAGTTGCAAAGGCACACATGCCGTGGGACGACGCCAGAACGCGCGAAGAGATAATCTCCGTACTGCGGAAGGTGAACATTCCCGAACCGGAAAAGAGGTACAGAGAATATCCACACGAAATGAGCGGAGGGATGTTGCAGAGGATTATGATCGCCATGGCCCTAATAACTGGCCCCGAGATCATAATCGCCGATGAACCCACGACCGCCCTGGACGTGACGATTCAGGCGCAGGTGCTCAACATCATGAGGGACCTCCAGAGCGAGTTCAACGGCTCGATAATCTTCATAACGCACGATCTTGGAGTCGTTTCCGAGATAGCCGACAGGGTTCATGTGATGTACGCAGGAAAGATTGTCGAAAAGGCCGGAGTCAACGAACTGTACAAAGAAGCGGCCCACCCTTACACAAAGGGATTGCTCAATTCCAGGGTGAAAAGAGAATTCAAAGGCCAGAAACTGCCTTATATAGATGGCTATGTTCCCAGAGCCTACGAGTTCCCCGAAGGATGCCGCTTCAACCCGAGGTGTCCCCACGCCATGGAAATATGCAAGAAAGATCCGCCCGAGATGTTAGTGAGTGAAAACCACACGGCCGCCTGCTGGCTATACGGGGAGGGTGGTTTATGA
- a CDS encoding ABC transporter permease: MQSTKKRIARNFFKHKLGVIGLVALSIMYLLVILSDFISPYNYITSHKNFVYAPPSKIRFFDEDGKWHGPFVHPMVKVRNPVTYRLEFSEDKSKIVPIKLFVRGEEYKLWGIFKTDIHLFGVEESSDKAMVLLFGADRFGRDLFSRVLIGGKVSMTVGLVGTLISVFIGAIVGALSGYYGGLVDVLIQRFIELLRSFPRIPLWLALATILPPSWPSTWVYFGIVIVLSLIGWMGVARVERGMVLSLREKEFVLAARVSGVSNMKIITRHLIPNTISYLIVVSTLSIPGMILGESAISFLGLGIKEPMTSWGLLLKQAQSLSELEAHPWLMIPGIFIIIAVLSFNFVGDALRDAVDPYRAVEKV; encoded by the coding sequence ATGCAGAGTACAAAGAAGAGAATCGCACGCAACTTCTTCAAGCATAAACTTGGCGTGATAGGACTGGTCGCCCTGAGTATCATGTATCTGCTTGTGATACTATCTGATTTCATCTCCCCTTACAACTACATCACATCCCACAAGAACTTCGTTTACGCTCCCCCATCGAAGATCAGGTTCTTCGACGAAGATGGCAAATGGCACGGCCCCTTTGTCCATCCTATGGTGAAGGTTAGAAACCCGGTAACCTACCGGCTCGAATTCTCCGAGGACAAGAGCAAGATCGTACCCATAAAGCTCTTCGTCAGGGGAGAGGAGTACAAACTCTGGGGCATCTTCAAGACCGACATCCATCTCTTCGGGGTCGAGGAGTCCTCAGATAAGGCGATGGTGCTTCTCTTCGGTGCAGACAGGTTCGGACGCGATCTGTTTTCACGTGTTTTGATCGGCGGGAAAGTCTCTATGACCGTCGGACTGGTCGGGACGCTCATAAGCGTCTTCATAGGCGCCATCGTCGGGGCTCTATCCGGCTATTACGGAGGTTTGGTGGACGTTCTGATCCAGAGGTTTATCGAATTGCTGAGATCCTTCCCGCGAATTCCCCTCTGGCTTGCCCTCGCTACGATCCTCCCTCCCAGTTGGCCGAGCACGTGGGTCTATTTTGGAATAGTTATCGTCCTTTCTCTTATAGGCTGGATGGGAGTGGCCAGAGTTGAAAGGGGAATGGTGCTCAGCCTGAGAGAAAAGGAATTCGTTCTGGCCGCCAGAGTGTCGGGCGTATCTAATATGAAAATAATCACGCGTCATCTCATACCCAACACCATTAGCTATCTGATTGTCGTATCAACGTTATCGATTCCCGGCATGATCCTGGGAGAGAGCGCTATAAGCTTTCTTGGCCTGGGTATAAAGGAGCCTATGACCAGCTGGGGATTGCTGCTTAAACAGGCACAGTCCCTTTCCGAACTGGAAGCCCATCCGTGGCTCATGATACCCGGTATCTTCATAATAATCGCGGTGCTGTCCTTCAATTTCGTCGGCGACGCGCTCAGAGATGCCGTTGATCCGTACAGGGCGGTGGAAAAGGTATGA
- a CDS encoding ABC transporter ATP-binding protein: protein MKIIETKELKKYFPIKAGVFLQVVGHVKAMESVDFHINRGETVGIVGESGCGKSTLGRTIVKIYEPTDGRIIYHDNDGGEHDITKGLDKKIRLKFRRDIQMIFQNPFDSLDPRMTIRDVIREPIEAHNLVPKNEIDGYVAELLMKVGLYPEYAQRYPHEFSGGQRQRIAVARSISVKPRLVICDEPTSALDVSVQSQIINLLQDLKAENDISYIFISHNLDIVHHMSDRILVMYLGNVVESAGATDLFDNPAHPYTRALMASIPGWDPLDRKLQNIRLEGEPPSPINPPPGCAFHPRCPYRMDRCDKEKPPVVEIAPGHEAACWLHTK from the coding sequence ATGAAAATAATCGAGACTAAAGAGCTCAAAAAATATTTCCCGATCAAGGCCGGAGTCTTTCTGCAGGTCGTGGGGCACGTCAAAGCCATGGAAAGCGTTGACTTCCACATAAATCGCGGTGAAACCGTGGGAATCGTCGGCGAATCAGGTTGCGGCAAAAGTACGCTCGGCAGAACGATAGTCAAGATCTACGAACCGACTGATGGCAGGATAATCTACCACGACAACGACGGAGGAGAGCACGACATAACTAAGGGACTGGACAAAAAGATCAGATTGAAGTTCCGGCGGGATATACAGATGATATTCCAGAACCCCTTCGACTCTCTCGATCCGAGAATGACCATCAGGGATGTGATAAGGGAACCGATAGAGGCCCACAACCTCGTCCCGAAGAACGAGATAGACGGATACGTCGCCGAACTTTTGATGAAAGTCGGACTTTACCCCGAATATGCCCAGAGATACCCGCATGAATTCTCCGGCGGCCAGAGACAGAGGATCGCCGTGGCCAGATCCATCTCCGTAAAACCGAGGCTGGTCATCTGCGACGAACCGACCTCTGCACTCGATGTGTCCGTCCAGAGCCAGATAATCAACCTGTTGCAGGATTTGAAGGCCGAAAACGATATTTCCTACATCTTCATCTCACACAATTTGGATATCGTCCATCATATGAGCGACAGGATACTCGTCATGTACCTCGGAAATGTTGTAGAATCGGCCGGCGCCACAGATCTCTTCGATAACCCGGCCCACCCTTACACCAGAGCCTTGATGGCCTCAATACCAGGCTGGGACCCGCTAGACAGAAAATTACAGAACATAAGGCTAGAGGGTGAGCCGCCCAGTCCGATCAACCCTCCGCCCGGTTGCGCCTTTCACCCCAGGTGTCCTTATAGAATGGATAGATGCGATAAAGAAAAGCCGCCGGTGGTGGAGATAGCTCCGGGACACGAAGCTGCCTGCTGGCTGCACACAAAATAA